In Danaus plexippus chromosome 29 unlocalized genomic scaffold, MEX_DaPlex mxdp_36, whole genome shotgun sequence, a single window of DNA contains:
- the LOC116776753 gene encoding cilia- and flagella-associated protein 91-like, with protein MSGDTIYEAPRRFNVSKMRVHDYLYDSTYIVSGARDYARTAFKAAMASAQVVIQPVYKTMFSELRQFPRMQVVYHPNCRLPAHIDRSYRAYLERTRGERAGPPQLGGKDRFKFSAVPKKLLNLKSATPDFHPTTPRQRQTSSKPRNRGTQSLYRESSAQTIPWGPDARPADNVAETPEVMYLDALEWGPGCPYRLGDLPADFHTTEIINKMRHARKWTEIVEKGQFPNFMKKQNAIITDIETKDWIFREAEIDELQDIRLALLNKLKAEQQQKRNSRISSKLAKLWADKKDAMEQKIDKIRRTRDRELRKLSSRGRGRRAVDSEHAPLARLGYRASRRHAEIVYDPSLLVHEDHRKLAEPPAWLEQCGQNLTKTCSGHHLPRDVTQLCERETKWSEQFLANLHSDLKKARLGAAKVTAGPLRVLRPRQLPTIARPPTPEVEGVEDNDESVHQAALVLQRVIRGRAVQVLMFEGRTRAGELTEELKTTHGLQREDRERIAREESKARDYQALRSETEQKEQAISSLVQELCGGAVSAALDFLEKELRRLREERRQHAFILIALREKTMREAAEAGRRQKEEHRRREHDEIFKRVLGVTQETVDAYLQDVLLEGVALAAEEDAVRNVLSSADRMDKELAASGSISTAEQNELVAELVQQFLLPEAHKTASRHKITTIQKGRLEAARASIMGVLIDAEDVEATCPRCGRPLDDQYKCSVCKPTATTARDDPRWKHTKRREVKEKMLSERYPASHEIRCMLNALVYDAVETSRSERRERESITRFIARRLREDTEINIDAIEMVNEAIARSTGEVVVTKRPDYHHYMTRICEDALARTLPYATPPCPKELPSEIRRRAEEAAALEDPTCRCDEDKSKVKFGISVMDAKEKSELLPSELRLLEELRRCKCDTNPSPSPITVSSSSDGSSSSDFTDAVTEEEGNENQ; from the exons ATGAGCGGTGACACAATATACGAAGCACCTAGAAGATTCAATGTCTCCAAAATGAGAGTCCACGACTATTTATACG atTCAACGTACATCGTGTCCGGAGCGAGGGATTACGCTCGAACAGCGTTCAAAGCGGCCATGGCTTCCGCGCAAgtg GTTATCCAACCGGTCTACAAGACAATGTTCTCAGAACTGCGCCAATTCCCTAGAATGCAAGtcg TCTACCACCCCAACTGTCGTTTACCCGCGCATATAGATCGCTCGTACAGAGCTTACTTGGAACGAACAAGAGGTGAAAGGGCCGGACCGCCCCAGCTTGGAGGAAAAGATCGCTTCAAATTCTCAGCCGT GCCGAAAAAGCTTCTGAATCTCAAAAGCGCCACCCCTGACTTCCACCCCACAACGCCTCGTCAGCGGCAGACCAGTTCAAAGCCAAGGAACAGGGGCACGCAGAGTTTGTATCG CGAATCATCAGCTCAGACGATACCCTGGGGTCCTGACGCCCGGCCGGCGGATAATGTCGCGGAGACTCCAGAGGTTATGTACCTTGATGCTTTAGAGTGGG gCCCTGGATGTCCGTACCGGCTTGGCGACCTACCAGCTGATTTCCATACAacggaaataattaataa aATGCGGCACGCGAGAAAATGGACTGAGATCGTCGAGAAGGGCCAGTTCCCGAACTTCATGAAGAAACAGAACGCCATCATCACGGACATTGAAACTAAGGATTGGATATTTAGAGAAGCA GAGATAGATGAACTCCAAGACATCCGACTGGCGCTCCTCAACAAGCTGAAGGCTGAGCAGCAGCAGAAGAGGAACAGCCGCATCAGCAGCAAACTGGCGAAACTGTGGGCGGATAAGAAGGACGCGATGGAACAAAAGATAGACAAAATACGACGGACGAGGGACAGAG AACTCAGGAAGTTAAGTTCCCGGGGGCGAGGTCGCAGAGCGGTGGATTCTGAGCACGCGCCACTAGCGAGACTGGGGTACCGTGCTAGCCGCAGACACGCTGAGATCGTCTATGACCCGTCCTTACTCG TTCACGAAGACCATAGAAAATTAGCGGAACCGCCGGCATGGCTGGAGCAGTGCGGGCAGAACCTCACTAAGACCTGCTCGGGACATCACCTGCCGCGTGACGTCACTCAACTCTGCGAGCGGGAGACCAAGTGGAGCGAGCAGTTCCTGGCGAACTTACACTCTGACCTTAAGA AAGCGAGACTCGGCGCTGCAAAAGTAACAGCTGGTCCACTGCGGGTGCTCCGCCCCCGTCAGCTGCCGACCATCGCCCGACCTCCCACACCGGAAGTGGAAGGAGTTGAAGACAATGATGAATCAGTACACCAGGCGGCGCTAGTTCTGCAAAGAGTGATAAGAGGCAGAGCTGTCCAAGTATTG ATGTTCGAAGGACGCACCAGGGCTGGAGAACTCACCGAAGAGTTGAAGACAACGCACGGTCTCCAACGAGAAGACAGAGAGAGGATCGCTAGGGAGGAGTCCAAGGCGAGGGACTACCAGGCGCTGCGCTCTGAGACCGAGCAAAAG GAACAGGCGATCTCATCACTGGTCCAAGAGCTGTGTGGGGGCGCGGTGTCAGCGGCGCTGGACTTCCTGGAGAAAGAGCTGCGGAGGTTGAGGGAGGAGAGGCGACAGCACGCCTTCATCCTCATCGCGC TGCGCGAGAAGACGATGCGAGAGGCAGCAGAAGCCGGCAGAAGACAGAAAGAAGAACATCGCAGAAGAGAACATGACGAGATCTTTAAGAGG GTGTTGGGAGTAACTCAGGAAACTGTAGACGCGTACCTTCAAGATGTGTTGCTAGAGGGCGTTGCTCTCGCTGCGGAGGAGGATGCTGTGAGGAATGTCCTCTCGTCCGCTGATAGGATGGACAAAGAACTGGCTGCATCCGGTTCGAT ATCGACGGCGGAACAAAACGAGCTCGTCGCTGAGCTCGTACAGCAGTTCCTGCTACCTGAAGCTCACAAGACAGCATCCAGGCACAAGATAACCACGATACAGAAGGGAAGGCTAGAAGCGGCAAGAGCGAGCATTATGGGCGTGTTGATAGACGCTGAAGATGTTGAGG CGACCTGTCCTCGCTGCGGGAGACCTTTGGACGATCAGTACAAGTGCAGCGTCTGCAAACCAACTGCGACCACAGCCAGGGACGATCCCAGGTGGAAGCACACAAAGC GTCGGGAAGTCAAAGAGAAAATGTTGTCAGAACGATATCCAGCTAGTCACGAGATACGATGCATGTTGAACGCTCTAGTTTATGATG CGGTCGAAACGTCGCGTTCCGAACGCCGGGAGAGGGAATCCATAACGAGATTTATAGCACGGCGTCTGAGAGAAGACACAGAGATAAACATAGACGCCATAGAGATGGTCAATGAAG CGATCGCCAGGAGCACCGGCGAGGTGGTCGTCACCAAGCGACCTGATTATCATCATTACATGACGAGGATCTGTGAGGATGCTCTAGCTAGGACCCTTCCGTACGCCACGCCGCCAT GCCCTAAGGAACTGCCGTCCGAGATAAGGAGGAGAGCGGAGGAGGCCGCGGCCTTGGAGGACCCGACCTGCCGCTGTGACGAAGACAAGAGTAAAGTGAAATTCGGGATCA GTGTAATGGACGCGAAGGAAAAGTCAGAACTCCTGCCATCGGAGCTGCGACTGCTGGAGGAGCTGCGGCGGTGCAAGTGTGATACGAACCCGTCACCCAGCCCCATCACCGTTT CGTCATCGTCAGACGGTTCCAGCAGTTCCGACTTCACCGACGCCGTCACGGAAGAGGAGGGAAATGAAAATCAataa